The segment GCCGTCCGGCCCGGGGGCCGGGGCCGTCCGACCAACGGTCGTCGACGTCGGGGCCGGGGGTGTCGGGCTCCTCCTCGGCGAGCAGCCGGTCCAGGGACTCCCCGGCCGCGGCCTCCGTCGCCGTGGTGCCGTAGCCGGTGGCGCCGCGGTAGCCGTCGGCGGTGACGATGCCCGTCTCCAGCGGGTCGTCGTCGAGGTCGTCGGTCTCCAGCGAGTCCGCCGGGTCGAGCACCCCGTCGTCCTCGGCGGGCGGCGGGTCCTGCGGGGCGGGGTCGGTCACGGCGGTCTCCTTCGGGTGGGGCGGACGGGCGGACGGTCCGGAGCGGCGGCGCGCCGCTCCGGGCGGGGCGACACCCCGTAGGACGGGGCGCCGCACTACTGCGCCGGGGTGGAGGTCTCGACGGCGGCCGGCAGGCGGGCGCGGACGCCCTGGGCGGCGGCGCGGGTGGCCGCGTCGGTGTCGTTCAGCACAGCAGACAGCGGGGCGGCCACCGGCCGGTGGCTGCCCCACTGCTGTCCAGGCGTCAGGGCCGCACCGGCCGCCCCTGGCCGTTCTCGGCGCCCAGGCCGGCGCCGACTTCGCCCAGGAGGTGGAGCAGCTCGGGCACGTTGACGTGCCCGGCGGCCCGGGCGGCTGCCTAGAGCGGCTCGCCCACGGTGGGGGTGTCCAGGTTCTGCTCGGCCAGGGAGGTACGGACCGCGGTGGTGATCTCCTCCCGCAGCATCGGCGGGATCAGCGCGGCGGAGGCCGGGTCGAGCCCGGCAGCGGAGTCGGTCATGGCCACCACCCCGGCCCCGGCCCGGGGCCGGCGCCGGGGCCGTCACCCGGACGGGCAGCGGGGCGGGCACCGATCGGTGACCGCCCCGCCGTGGTTTCGGGGATCAGGGCCGCCGCGCCGGTCCGAGGAGGCCGCGGGCGGCCCGCCCCCGGTCCATTACCGCTCCACTCCGGCCGGTACC is part of the Kitasatospora cineracea genome and harbors:
- a CDS encoding DUF5709 domain-containing protein, translating into MTDPAPQDPPPAEDDGVLDPADSLETDDLDDDPLETGIVTADGYRGATGYGTTATEAAAGESLDRLLAEEEPDTPGPDVDDRWSDGPGPRAGRLVEDGTDLSAEDAGPDGGAAGAEEAAVHLTDADADGAAEFDDADDDESLTDALRFTAADNLRDADPDAGDDYR